The Sesamum indicum cultivar Zhongzhi No. 13 linkage group LG1, S_indicum_v1.0, whole genome shotgun sequence genome includes a window with the following:
- the LOC105160431 gene encoding uncharacterized PKHD-type hydroxylase At1g22950 has product MSLDGATTPAAGDGRPDPAGGSQSGHANGSINGAGQQNGVIAPPPTYLTHRLRLNPNSDHRPDNYEDLELDFSPMVFSSLERYLPPNLLLQPREVKVNYMREILVRYYPESERVRIQKHREYRQKIISNYQRLHRELYTMHASNFFVPSFLKAINENTEQGFRNIMSEPSPGVFTFEMLQPRFCEMLLAEVENFEKWVHETKFRIMRPNTMNKYGAVLDDFGMETMLDKLMEDFIRPISKIFFAEVGGSTLDAHHGFVLEYGMDRDVDLGFHVDDSEVTLNVCLGKQFSGGELFFRGVRCEKHVNTETQSEEIFDYSHLPGRAVLHRGRHRHGARATTSGNRINLLLWCRSSVFRELRKYQKDFSSWCTECQREKKERQRQSVAATKLELLRREGQAAT; this is encoded by the exons ATGTCTCTCGACGGCGCAACTACACCAGCGGCAGGCGACGGCAGACCTGACCCGGCTGGTGGCTCCCAGTCGGGGCACGCCAACGGAAGTATTAATGGTGCGGGGCAGCAGAACGGCGTCATCGCGCCGCCGCCTACGTACTTGACGCACAGGCTGAGGCTGAACCCGAATTCTGATCACAGACCCGATAATTACGAGGATTTGGAGCTAGATTTCAGCCCGATGGTCTTTAGCTCGCTGGAGAGATATCTCCCGCCAAATCTCCTCCTCCAGCCGCGAGAGGTGAAGGTCAATTACATGCGCGAGATTCTTGTCCGTTACTACCCCGAGAGCGAGCGCGTTAGG ATTCAGAAGCATAGAGAATACAGACAGAAGATTATATCCAACTATCAG CGCCTACACAGGGAGCTTTATACGATGCATGCTTCAAACTTTTTTGTCCCCTCGTTCCTCAAGGCTATCAATGAGAACACTGAACAGGGTTTTAGAAACATAATGTCTGAACCCTCTCCAGGAGTCTTTACATTTGAAATGCTGCAGCCACGATTCTGTGAAATGTTGCTAGCTGAG gtagaaaattttgaaaagtggGTCCATGAGACAAAGTTCAGAATCATGAGACCTAATACAATGAATAAGTATGGTGCTGTTCTTGATGATTTTGGCATGGAAACCATGCTTGATAAGCTCATGGAAGATTTTATACGGCCAATATCAAAAA TTTTCTTTGCTGAGGTAGGTGGATCAACGCTTGATGCTCATCATGGTTTTGTTCTTGAGTATGGGATGGATAGAGATGTTGACCTGG GTTTCCATGTGGATGACTCCGAAGTCACCTTGAATGTCTGCTTGGGTAAACAATTTTCTGGTGGTGAACTTTTCTTTCGTGGCGTACGGTGTGAGAAACATGTAAATACAGAAACACAGTCAGAG GAGATCTTTGACTACTCGCACCTTCCAGGGCGTGCAGTTCTGCATCGCGGTCGCCATAGGCATGGTGCTAGAGCAACCACATCAGGAAATAGgattaacttgttgttatgGTGTAGAAG TTCTGTTTTTAGAGAGCTGAGGAAATATCAGAAAGATTTCTCCAGCTGGTGTACAGAGTGCCAACGTGAGAAGAAAGAGAGGCAGCGCCAGTCTGTTGCTGCTACCAAACTG GAATTGCTGAGGAGAGAAGGGCAGGCTGCTACTTGA
- the LOC105160412 gene encoding fructose-bisphosphate aldolase 3, chloroplastic-like, with product MACSSLLKLTASSSSWIAGQQAVNQRPGSAARFPTRRVSVIRAGSYTDELIKTAKSIASPGRGILAIDESNATCGKRLASIGLDNTETNRQAYRQLLLTTPGLGEYISGAILFEETLYQSTTDGKKFVDCLRCVMIVPGIKVDKGLVPLPGSNNESWCQGLDGLASRSAEYYKQGARFAKWRTVVSIPCGPSALAVKEAAWGLARYAAISQENGLVPIVEPEILLDGDHPIERTLEVAERVWAEVFYYLAENNVTFEGILLKPSMVTPGAEHKEKASPDTIAKYTLTMLRRRVPPAVPGIMFLSGGQSEVEATLNLNAMNQSPNPWHVSFSYARALQNTVLKTWQGHPENVEAAQKALLVRAKANSLAQLGKYSAEGENEEAKKGMFVKGYTY from the exons ATGGCTTGCTCGAGTTTGCTGAAATTGACTGCCTCCTCTTCATCGTGGATCGCAGGCCAGCAGGCAGTCAATCAGCGACCTGGATCGGCGGCGCGGTTCCCCACCCGCCGTGTATCGGTTATCCGTGCTGGATCTTACACGGATGAACTTATCAAAACCGCC AAATCAATTGCATCTCCAGGTAGGGGAATCCTTGCAATTGATGAATCAAATGCGACATGTGGAAAGAGGTTGGCGTCCATTGGACTTGACAACACAGAAACAAACAGACAGGCTTATAGACAACTTCTCCTGACTACTCCTGGCCTCGGTGAATATATTTCTGGTGCCATTCTCTTTGAAGAGACACTTTACCAGTCAACCACGGACGGAAAGAAGTTCGTGGACTGCTTGCGTTGCGTGATGATCGTTCCTGGTATCAAAGTTGATAAG GGTTTGGTTCCACTACCAGGGTCAAACAATGAATCGTGGTGCCAGGGATTGGATGGATTGGCTTCTAGATCTGCCGAATACTATAAGCAAGGGGCTCGTTTTGCAAAGTG GAGAACTGTTGTGAGCATACCCTGTGGTCCGTCTGCTTTGGCTGTTAAAGAAGCAGCTTGGGGTCTCGCACGTTATGCCGCAATTTCTCAG GAAAATGGCCTTGTGCCTATTGTTGAACCTGAGATTCTTCTCGATGGGGATCATCCAATCGAGAGGACACTTGAAGTGGCAGAGAGAGTATGGGCCGAGGTCTTCTACTACTTGGCGGAGAACAATGTCACGTTCGAAGGAATTCTGCTTAAACCGAGCATGGTAACTCCAGGGGCTGAACACAAAGAGAAAGCTTCACCAGATACCATTGCCAAATATACACTCACCATGCTTCGAAGAAGAGTGCCTCCTGCGGTCCCTGGAATCATG TTCTTGTCAGGAGGACAATCTGAAGTGGAGGCAACATTGAACCTCAACGCAATGAACCAAAGTCCCAACCCATGGCATGTATCTTTCTCCTATGCACGAGCACTGCAAAACACTGTGCTCAAGACATGGCAAGGTCACCCAGAGAACGTAGAAGCAGCACAGAAAGCACTTTTGGTGCGTGCAAAGGCAAACTCCTTGGCACAACTTGGAAAGTACTCAGCTGAGGGCGAGAACGAGGAGGCTAAGAAGGGAATGTTTGTCAAGGGCTATACATACTAA
- the LOC105160422 gene encoding fructose-bisphosphate aldolase 3, chloroplastic codes for MACSSLLKLTASSSSWIAGQQAVNQRPGSAARFPTRRVSVIRAGSYTDELIKTAKSIASPGRGILAIDESNATCGKRLASIGLDNTETNRQAYRQLLLTTPGLGEYISGAILFEETLYQSTTDGKKFVDCLRDENIVPGIKVDKGLVPLPGSNNESWCQGLDGLASRSAEYYKQGARFAKWRTVVSIPCGPSALAVKEAAWGLARYAAISQENGLVPIVEPEILLDGDHPIERTLEVAERVWAEVFYYLAENNVTFEGILLKPSMVTPGAEHKEKASPDTIAKYTLTMLRRRVPPAVPGIMFLSGGQSEVEATLNLNAMNQSPNPWHVSFSYARALQNTVLKTWQGRPENVEAAQKALLVRAKANSLAQLGKYSAEGENEEAKKGMFVKGYTY; via the exons ATGGCTTGCTCGAGTTTGCTGAAATTGACTGCCTCCTCTTCATCGTGGATCGCAGGCCAGCAGGCAGTCAATCAGCGACCTGGATCGGCGGCGCGGTTCCCCACCCGCCGTGTATCGGTTATCCGTGCTGGATCTTACACGGATGAACTTATCAAAACCGCC AAATCAATTGCATCTCCAGGTAGGGGAATCCTTGCAATTGATGAATCAAATGCGACATGTGGAAAGAGGTTGGCGTCCATTGGACTTGACAACACAGAAACAAACAGACAGGCTTATAGACAACTTCTCCTGACTACTCCTGGCCTCGGTGAATATATTTCTGGTGCCATTCTCTTTGAAGAGACACTTTACCAGTCAACCACGGACGGAAAGAAGTTCGTGGACTGCTTGCGTGATGAGAATATCGTTCCTGGTATCAAAGTTGATAAG GGTTTGGTTCCACTACCAGGGTCAAACAATGAATCGTGGTGCCAGGGATTGGATGGATTGGCTTCTAGATCTGCCGAATACTATAAGCAAGGGGCTCGTTTTGCAAAGTG GAGAACTGTTGTGAGCATACCCTGTGGTCCGTCTGCTTTGGCTGTTAAAGAAGCAGCTTGGGGTCTCGCTCGTTATGCCGCAATTTCTCAG GAAAATGGCCTTGTGCCTATTGTTGAACCTGAGATTCTTCTCGATGGGGATCATCCAATCGAGAGGACACTTGAAGTGGCAGAGAGAGTATGGGCCGAGGTCTTCTACTACTTGGCGGAGAACAATGTCACGTTCGAAGGAATTCTGCTTAAACCGAGCATGGTAACTCCAGGGGCTGAACACAAAGAGAAAGCTTCACCAGATACCATTGCCAAATATACACTCACCATGCTTCGAAGAAGAGTGCCTCCTGCGGTCCCTGGAATCATG TTCTTGTCAGGAGGACAATCTGAAGTGGAGGCAACATTGAACCTCAACGCAATGAACCAAAGTCCCAACCCATGGCATGTATCTTTCTCCTATGCACGAGCATTGCAAAACACTGTGCTCAAGACATGGCAAGGTCGCCCAGAGAATGTAGAAGCAGCACAGAAAGCACTTTTGGTGCGTGCAAAGGCAAACTCCTTGGCACAACTTGGAAAGTACTCAGCTGAGGGCGAGAATGAGGAGGCTAAGAAGGGAATGTTTGTCAAGGGCTATACATACTAA